One Thermodesulfobacteriota bacterium genomic window carries:
- a CDS encoding tetratricopeptide repeat protein, whose amino-acid sequence MTTRRWHYLVLILMPVVFFLLLDLGLRLAGINPYEKESLSPRLPASAGSLYEKSVLPDGREAYVCLAGGTDPRRLQPILTPKPENAFYIFVSGGSAPGGFPYSGRVAFPQWLQSGLEAVYPDLSFHVVNAALPGITINTVAAVVLEMLAYQPDAVVIYSGNNEQRNLNEGTTVFRNTDVGSRLLRLCWNLRSFQVLHYLIVGRRPSFDWKFAVAGPENKGAPRSADELPYLLEKYTAGLKEIFRITSEAHVPLVFCTVPVNEKDWPPYVSIHSQPLTEPDQARWMDDLRRAAQRLDSHRPREAGDICRRLLDQDSRYALAHFLLGKASEQMGQYEAAREAYQAALDEDGLRLRACGALNRTLLAFCRSRSIPVADCVSALRRDAANGLLGFDQFLDNCHPKPAVHRDLGREVGRALIQSGALPPPPEDWPSRFESGLARYARDMIIADQEQALACLNTAKALLEGITFRMDAEAFRRAEEMLALALDADPALCTGHFYLGIIHFLAGDPGLARKQWQAELESCPRFPDTRIALDLLDSGRLSREMLLQKSVFNLPVPEP is encoded by the coding sequence ATGACAACGCGGCGCTGGCATTACCTTGTCCTGATCCTCATGCCGGTCGTGTTTTTTCTTTTGCTGGACCTGGGTCTGCGTCTGGCCGGGATCAATCCTTATGAAAAGGAGTCGCTTTCTCCGCGGTTGCCCGCTTCAGCCGGCAGTCTCTATGAAAAGAGCGTTCTGCCTGACGGCCGGGAGGCTTATGTCTGTTTGGCCGGAGGAACTGACCCCCGCCGGCTCCAGCCCATTTTGACGCCTAAACCGGAAAACGCGTTTTATATTTTTGTCTCCGGCGGCTCCGCCCCGGGCGGGTTCCCCTATTCCGGCCGGGTCGCTTTTCCGCAATGGCTCCAATCCGGGCTGGAGGCCGTCTACCCGGACCTCTCTTTCCATGTCGTCAACGCCGCCCTGCCCGGAATCACCATCAACACGGTTGCCGCCGTTGTCCTGGAAATGCTGGCGTATCAACCCGACGCGGTTGTCATCTATTCCGGCAACAACGAGCAGCGCAACCTGAACGAGGGAACGACCGTTTTTAGAAATACGGATGTCGGCTCCCGTCTGCTGCGCCTCTGCTGGAACCTCCGTTCCTTTCAGGTGTTGCACTACCTGATCGTCGGCCGGCGGCCCTCTTTTGACTGGAAATTCGCGGTGGCCGGCCCGGAGAACAAGGGTGCGCCCCGTTCGGCGGATGAACTCCCCTATCTTCTTGAAAAATATACCGCCGGTCTGAAGGAGATCTTCCGAATAACTTCCGAAGCCCATGTGCCCCTGGTGTTCTGCACCGTCCCGGTCAACGAAAAAGACTGGCCGCCTTATGTGTCGATTCATTCCCAACCGCTTACGGAACCGGATCAGGCGCGCTGGATGGATGATCTCCGCCGGGCCGCGCAACGGCTCGACAGCCACCGTCCCCGGGAGGCCGGGGATATCTGTCGGCGGTTGCTGGATCAGGACAGCCGCTACGCCCTGGCCCATTTCCTCCTGGGGAAAGCCAGTGAGCAGATGGGACAATATGAAGCGGCGCGGGAGGCTTACCAGGCGGCTCTGGATGAGGACGGCCTGCGGCTGCGGGCCTGCGGCGCCTTGAACCGGACACTGCTGGCGTTCTGCCGGTCCCGGTCCATCCCTGTGGCCGACTGCGTCAGTGCCTTGCGCCGTGACGCCGCCAACGGCCTTCTCGGCTTTGATCAGTTCCTGGACAACTGCCATCCCAAACCGGCCGTTCACCGGGACCTTGGCAGGGAGGTCGGTCGCGCCCTGATCCAATCCGGCGCGCTCCCCCCGCCGCCGGAAGACTGGCCGAGCCGGTTTGAAAGCGGTCTGGCCCGATACGCCCGGGACATGATCATTGCCGACCAGGAACAGGCCCTGGCCTGCCTGAATACGGCGAAGGCCCTGCTGGAAGGGATCACCTTCCGCATGGACGCGGAGGCGTTCCGGCGGGCGGAGGAAATGCTGGCCCTGGCCCTGGACGCGGACCCGGCGCTCTGCACCGGCCATTTCTACCTGGGCATCATCCACTTTCTGGCCGGAGACCCCGGGCTCGCCCGGAAGCAATGGCAGGCGGAACTGGAATCCTGCCCCCGTTTCCCGGATACCCGGATCGCCCTGGATCTGCTGGATTCCGGACGGTTGAGCCGGGAGATGCTGCTTCAGAAAAGCGTGTTTAACCTGCCGGTTCCGGAACCCTGA